The stretch of DNA ttactggaatcctttaaaagaggaaactctttggaaagagggagagaactATGAGAACCAAGAGAaaccatgtagccagagacctttggagatgaggaaggaaaacacccctgggtgagcttcatgaaacaagaagcctggagagaaagctagcagacttcaccatatttgccatgtgcctttccaggtgagagagaaaccctgaacttcatcaacctttcttgagttaacctcttattggtgccttaatttggacatttttatagacttattttaatttagatgttttcatagctttagaactgtaaacttgcaacttaataaatttcccttctaaACAGctattccatatctggtatattacattccaggaactagcaaactagaatacatggTATAATCCTTCAATTATttaaatctttccatttttttcaaaaagcattGTATTGTTCTCTCGATAGAGATATTCCAAtcattgattaaatttattcctagttatttgatattttgtatgCTGGTGTCaatcacatttctttaaaaattcaactgTGTGGTTTTTGAAACACAATTTTGAATACTTTGTTCCAGCAACTctgttaaattaatttattaatacaaTGTTATTCCTACATTTTTTGGAGTTCTCTACGTACAATCATACCACCTACAAAAAATTacaactttatttcttccttcccactccttataactttttttcttgacAAACACTAAGATAATAATCTGCATCTGAGTAATACGCCCTTCTAATGGTAAATGCAATAAAAAGATGGTTGTGAATTCAGTTTTCTTCCCACTTCACCACGCTCCTACCCTCAATTAAACTACCCAGACTCCCCAACACTTTCTCATTCCGTGAATCTCAAGAGTTGAGCAGAGCCGCCTCCAGACCAGGCGCGGTCCCGGCTTCGGGAGCGCGCGCCGCCAGGACCCAGGCCGCTCCACCCCCATCTCCGGCGCCGCCAATCAGCGGCCACCTCTTACACGGGTCCCATCGGCCAAAATGGCGGCGGTCCCGGGCTTGGGGTCCCGCTCTTAGTGCTGTTGCCcttctgcctttgcaaaatgctaaaggaaaagaGGCTCGTGGAGGGTGGGTCATAGGCGATGAGTCGACGAAGGAAACATGGAGACAGCCCTGGCCCGAAGGACATGCCTCGCCGAACGGCGTCGGCTGAAGAGGGCAGCTCGGTGGCCGAGCCCGAGAGGAGGCGGCTGCGGTCGGCCCGCCAGGCGGGACTCTGCGGGGCTGCGGAGGGGCCTTCCCGGTCAGTGCGGCAGCGAGCGCAGCCTCCAGCAGCCGCCACCTGCAGTAAAAGTAACCCCGAGGGTGAGACGTTGGTAGCGCGGCCTTGCTGGGCTTCGGCGCTGCAGCCCCACAGCCCCGCTGGCAACAGGGAGACCTGGGGCACGGGCGGGGTGGAGCCTACAGTGTTGGCTCTTCTGGGCGTCCTCCCTCGGGAGTCCTGACCTAGCTCCACACTGCTTCCCCGCGGCGGTAGGCCCGAGCTGGAGCACTGCCGGGGGAGGTCTGATACCCGCCGGTCGCCGTGCGCTGGGAGGAGTTGTGGGGCTTGCCGgctggagggggggggggggggcggagggcGGCTGGTTTCCAGGCAACGTATTGTCCTCAGCAGTGAGGAAAAATACCGGATAGGCCCTTTGCCTTCGGCTTAGTCCCAGTTTTCAAAACCGTGGTGATAACCACTCTTGTTTATTAATAAATCGGTAATTCCGATGTATGGCAGCTTTCGAAGTAGGAAACTAAGGGCCCTGTAGCATTTCATTCTGATCAACTTTTAGTGCCCCATTTTTTCAGAAGATTTGCAAGAAACCTTGGTAGAAATTGAACTCATGCAAAATCCCTTTCCTAGTGTGTTCCTAAAATATGACTTTTGTAACCTTACGTGTCTTTATTTACTTGGGCTCCTTTAAAGCAGTTCCggaaagataaaaaataactGTTAGAAATTCAGTTGACAGTAGAAAGAAAGCTTCTCAGGAAGTGTATCActaatgctttttttgtttgttttttttgcgtgggtaggcaccgggaatcgaacccaggtctctggcttggcaggcgagaactctgccactgagccaccgacCCATTACCCTGCTAGTGCTTTTTTAAAGAATTAGCGTGAACTGGATAGAATTGGTGAAAGAAGCTAAACCATAGACTTTTACTGAAATTTCCATTGAGAAActtctaaattttgaaatgtcaTAATGAATTATAGGTGACTGCCCAAAGCCTCCAATTTCCAGTGATAGTGAATGGAGTGACTAGGTTATATAGTAGCTTAAATTCAAAGAGTGACTAGATTATCTGAAAAATTGATATATTATTAtcaaatcaaaatgtcaaatttgTGTATGttatacagattttttaatgtgaaataaagGTACCAATCCTAGTTAATCATCTCGAGAAAATTTTATATTGGGCTATAAAAAGCAACCTAATTATCGGttttattgttataaaaataacaaatctgTTATTTGATATTTGTATATTGTAAAATAATGCTTTTAATTGAAACAACtgttattttaatgatattttatataGAAAGATATGAAACACCAAAGAGAGTGCtgaaaatggatttattttcttgtgcCTTCGGTTCTCCTAATGATCCTGATGGACAGAATGATATCTTTTGGGATCAAAATTCTCCAATGACGAAACTGTTAGGtaatttgttaatgtttttctGTGGGTAAATATTTGATAATTAGGATTTAACTGTGGAATTTCAGTAAGGTAAGAACATAAGGAATTTCAGTTCAGAtgttttttgagaattttctgcTACTTCTGCATTATGATATGCATGTGATGTCAGAGTGTGTAGTGATCTAAGCTATGCTAATTAAAATCATTTCTGAAGAAGTGGCAGctatttttaaactaaaagttgttgtttataatttatagaaatgtctttgtttctttagGTAAAGGAAGTAAAAAACAGATATACACCTCAGATAGTGATGAGATCTCACATATTGTTAATCGTATTGCTCCTCAGGTAAATATCACTAGttttacagtttattttaaaacagtgaaaaatGTACCACTAAATCCTTGTAcagttcataaaaatgaaaagtaataacattttttcttttacaatactCTTCCAAATATACTGGAGCAAAGATTACTTTTACCTTGTCTAATTCTGAAATACACATTTTGAAAAGATGAACATAATATAATATTGGTAATAAAGTTTCCCAATCATATGTCTTGGTTTAATTTTTATAGTGATGATTTCAACTAGAGTTTTGTGTTTAACAATATATGGCATCACTTTTCAAGTTACTGAAATGACAGAATAAGGCAACTAATAAAAATTGAAACttctgagggcgggccgcggtggctcagcgggcaaagtgcttgcctgctatgccggaggacctcggttcgattcccggccccagcccatgtaacgaaaacggagaaacaaaatacaataaaacaagaaaatgtttaaaagatgtttccctttcttcctctcttccttccttctatccttccttccttctctctgtctttaaaaaaaaaaaaaaaaaattgaaacttctGAGAACTTTTTTGTGATCCATATTTGCTTACTATCTAAAGAATGCCTCTTCTCATTCAGTGAATCATGCTCATTGACTCATAGCATCAAGAAACGTTTATAGGAGTGGAAAGAGTACTGGGGAGATGAGGAGCTCGTTCTGAATCTGCTCCTATGTTGAATggcctgggcaagtcacttcagcTCTCAGAACTTCAGTCACTCAGCCATGCACTAGAGTTATTACTCGTCCTGGTCTCATTATGAGAATTATGTTAGATAATGTATGTTAAATTCATTGTAAACTGTAGAGCACTATAAATGTTAGGTCATAGTAAACTTGCTATTATTTGCTCTAATAGGACCATGTATAAAagttgctttttcctttccttcatttcaGCTTTTTACTGTTTGAGtaaaacagaaatataattttatttcacaatttgaCATTAAGAAATCCAGTAACTCTATTTATCGTATTAGTCCTATCACCATTATCAGGAAGCAAGAGCCCAATAATGTGAAACTGTCCTGagcttctttactttctttcttcactctctttcttattttaagaatattgaaATCAGGCTTGCGTCCATTTTTTGCTTAGTGTCTTCTCTGAAGAAGCATGGCATTTTTTCCTTAATGTCCCCTTGTTTAATTATTACATGTTGACCATAAAACAATTAATGGCACTGGCCCAAACAGTAGTTTCCAGAAATCACCATCATCCAGGTGGTAGAGACAGGAAATGAAGTTTTTCTTCATGgctataaaatgttttaaattacaaCTAGCATACTCAAAACAACTCTGTTACTACTAGCTTGGCATTCTGTTTGCCATGTCATAAGATTTCATTTTACATATGGTTCATTAGTTAAATAGCATTTATGCCATACTACTACTCACCTTATAAGTTAACAGTAGATCTTCATCGGTTGTGGGTTTCACATGAAAAAAACGTGTTTGGACTGGCCAGTCTAAATAATGATAGAAAGGTAGTTGAGTAAATTATTGGACCCTTTACCAAAATGGGCTGGAAATTAGAACCTCATAAAAAAATGCCGAGTATGCAACTGGTAGCttgtataaaagaaaacatacagtGAAATAAGTTGGTTTTAAATGTTAGCCTTTTACAAACAAATTTCAACTGAGCACTTTAAGACATAAATTTTTGGCAGTACCAAGTTTTGTTTAAAAGCTTATGACAATCTCAGAAtgacaaatattaacatttatttttcaggtaAACTATCCTCATCAAATCATTTGATTTCCTCTTAATGTTTTCAGAGTTGGCATATCTTTTTTAATCCACGCTTCCATTTAATTGACAATTACTTCACTTTCTTCAGGAGTATTGTTTGATCAAATATGTGCATTTTTCCATCATATACAACTGTATATAGTATACTCtttaggattaaatgaagtaatgtgCTTAGATGCATTATACAACACCTAGAGTATAGTGTATCagtaaattatttaaactttaataaataagtttaaaacTATTGCACTTAATAAtagtacacacatacatataagactatatatatatcaagCTGCTacaatttaattcattaaaaattggATGAATCTAAAATTACTTAGTAAATGGATACAAGTCCATAATTTAATCATTAATGATGTTCTTTTCCTTAAATACAAGACTGTGTTGGAGCAAAAaggtgaaaatatatatttaatctgaatttgaaattattatttttcttgagtaTTTTGCAGCACTAAAATGAATTAGGTACAAGCGGCCATCTAAGAACACTGCTTGTTTGAGGATTTTAAAGTACTGAGATAATAGGGTTCTTTTTGTCTATTTCCTTTTAGTAATAAACATGAACTGCCATCTTTAAGTCCCAAATTATGTTAGATGCTGAGACACCATAAGACAAATCCTTACCTTCAATAGCCTATTATCTAGTGATAAGACTTTTACTTGTGTGTTAATTATTTATGTTCACTCTAGATGTTATGAAAGAGGGCGgtgctacagtggctcagtggtagaattctcgcctgccatggcagagaccccagtttgattctcagtgcctgcctatgcaaaataatatatatagagAGCGAGAGAGTAGAAAATGAGTAACCTATTTGATTTGTTGGTTTGGTTCATACGTAATATGTAAAGCTCATCTCTAAATAGCCAGTACTAAAATGGCTTTTTATTAGGTTTTATCGTGGTTGaacttctttttctgctttctttactttttttgctCTTATAACTACCTCATTCTTAGCATCAGTTCTGACTTGCTCTTATTCCTAACACAGTCCTGATCTTAATTCCACATAGTAAGTGTTTTCAAGTCAGATCAAAATGGTTGTTCAAATTTAGATAGATATTATAGTGGGAGCAGAAAAAATTTGTAGAGTCAGGTGATATGGAAAGTATTCCATATGTATCTTCCTTTATTCTCAATTCTGAATAATTTTGCcataaaatttgtttattttttataatacttttataAATGACAATTTGCCAgtcagttttcttttgattaaaacGTGCTTTTACTATTAAATATGCATTGGGTAAGTAATTTAATgcctaaaactttaaaaagttttgaaaataaggaattcttaaatttgaatatttttgttccCCAAAACATACATGGATCACTGTTTTAGGAACTCCCTGTTCCTAAAACAATTCAAGGTGCTGTTCACAAAGGTATTTGTACTTTCAACAGTAAAAATGATAGAAGTAAGTCACAACTTGTTGTCATCTCCAAGCATTTTCATTTTGAGTTGGTTACCTCAACAGATTTTATTGCTCtaagaaaaaaagttcaaaatagataatgtttccttcttccctccattccttcttcacctccctccttccctccctccctccttcactccctcccttccttccttccttccttctcacctCTTTTGTTCCCCTGCCAAAGGATGAAAAACCAGCAACAAATTCTATGCTGGGCATGTGGATTGGTGCATCTGCTATTCCTTGTACTCCCAGTGTAGcaaaaggaaaatcaaaagcaaaatttgGTTGCACAAAGTGAGTTCAAACTTTTCTGCTTTTCCGAGATTCAGTGAagtgtaaatatatttttaataacattctgttctgattttttaatactttaaaatgattaatcAATTATTTTCCTTAGTTTTGACATGTAAAGTATTGTAGTTAAAGTATTTGTAttataagtttaaaatttttaagtgttgaCATATAAGTATGTAACAATTGAATAACAATTGATTATAATGGTTCTTAGAACATTTctcaattataattttttaaatgtttgtctcATAGGTTAAAAACACAAAGTCAAGAAGAAGAACTGATGAAGTTGGCTAAGCAATTTGATAAAAATATGGAAGAGCTGGATGTGATTCAagagcaaaacaacagaaatcatGATTTTATCCAAACGATTTCAGAAACAGAGACCTTACATAACGATGATATGCAGATGCAGTCATTATGTGATATAATTCCCCAAATTGATAGTGCTATAATAAAGAAGCCAATGAGGGAAAACACCAAAATATCTGTGGCAAATGATCAGCAGAGCAGTCAGAAGTCATTTGACCAAAACGTTGAAGCAGCCTTTAATGCCATTTTTGATGGTTCCACTCAAAAATGTAGTGGATACTTAAGCCAAGATGCATCAGATGCTTTTTTCAACACCAGTAATACTGCCTTTGGAAAGAAAACCAGTTTGAAAGAGGAGAAAATCATTACTAAAGAAACTCAGATCACCGaaaaactgcaaaataaaatGCTAGGGTCACTTTCTTTTGAAGTAGGTACACCCATAATGGCAAAATCATGTATGACTTCTTGTACTAAGGAGCTAAATGCTTTTAGTAAGCACATTGATCCATTTACTACCAGTGATTTTGAGGATGACTGGGAAAGACTATTAGACAGTGAACCTTTTGTTATGCAAAATGTCGAAATAGCTGAACTCCCTGTTCCTAAAACAATTCAAGGTGCTGTTCACAAAGGTATTTGTACTTTCAACAGTAAAAATGATAGAAGTAAGTCAAGAACAAATACAAGTTTAGATGCCAGGCTGTgtaatacaaaaattttaaaagatcttccTTCAAAGACACATAACAGAGAATTAATAGATGCTGGAAAAGACAGGTTTTCACCAAATCCAAATGATAAGCCAAACAAATTCCCATCcattggaaataaaacaaaatttgagaACTCTTTTGATAAAATTGTTATTCAAGACAGAATTGAAGATGGTGCAGTTGTACCTACTTTAACACATGTAAAGGATAATATCCATGCTAAGTTTACTCCAAATATAAATGCTTCTGAAAATATGTTTGCTTCAAATCCAGGATCTGCTAATGAACAAAAACATAAGCCCATTTTAAATCACTCTTCTAAGGCATCTGCTAATAGAGATTCTTTTGGTTCTGCAACTTCAAGCGGTGAAACCACTGTTAGTAACCTGAATCAGACTAATGTATCAAAGTTAGGTCCTTTCTTTGATGATTGGAATGATCCATCATTTTCCAATGAAATTATTAAAGCATGTTGCCAATTAGAGAATACCTGGGAAACAGATGATGTAGATGATGATTTGTTATACCAAGCGTGTGATGATGTTGAAAGACTAACTCAGCAACAAGACATTAGGGAGGATGGCAAGACATCAGAAGATAAATTTGAGATCAATAATTGTTCCAAACATGGTGCTAAAAATATGTTTACTACATCTAAACAAGGAAACCAGTTGTTGCAATCAAAACATTTGCATCTGAAAAGCACTATACTGCAAACATCTTCCTTGACAGATAGCTCACAAATAGATAAAtcaatgaaggagaaaagggaaatttatagaaatTCCCCAAGTATGTTAGATGCTACGACGAATTTGACTATGTACTCTAAAAACTCAAATTGTCAAATCAATGAGCAGCATGTCTCCTGGAATAACACCGATGTTccaataaaagtaaataattccAAGTCTGTTCTTGCAGGAAGTTCAAGTTTGAATGTGAGTTCGGGTCATAGGGGTACAGAAATTACCaattataaggaaaaaatggCTACTCGACATCTACCTCCTAGGaagacagatgaaactcagagcAATCAtagcaaaattaaattttcaaagtatacattcacaaaaatgaaaaattcacagacTCTTTCTCAGTTTAATCAAAATTGTATAACAGAAAGTGTATCTGATACCAAAACACAGActttaagggaaaataaaactCCATCTGTGAACCCAGTACTCAGGGAGGCTGTTCAACAACAGTCTTTGACGAACCTTTCTGAGTATTTGAAACAGCCTTCAAAAGGTACGTATGAAATAGTTTGGAAAGTATCATCTTGGAAAACAGTAAATGAGTTGTTACTTGAATTTTATTAAAGTGTAAGATAAAAACCATTCCATGATGTTTAACTAGAATTCTTAGTGATTCTTACAAATAGTATATTGTAGTATGCAAAGAGTGGGCCATGTACTCTTCAGTTAATACAGTGACTGACATAGTAGACTAtgaataagtatttgttaaatgattTATGAGTTATTTCCTGGAAAATAACACTTTTAGATATATGTATTGCTGTTAAATATGTAAGGTTATgtatatttactaaatatttttttgaaatgagTAATCTTATTCCTACTTTTAGCAGAACTTTTAAAATCTAGAGCATTCTAATTAAACACCATTGCTAGTATAATATCTGATATAAAACTTAGGTTTATTTATGACAGTTTGTATTGTGATTTACTTAACCTGGTATAATCCACCAACCGATTCTTCCCTCTCCTCTTACCATCTCCAGTTGTTCATTCTATCAAATTCCCATTGCTTCTACCTACAAAAAAATGTCTCAAAACTACATTTTTCTCTCTACTGCTACCACCTTTATCCAAGCCAACATTTGTTTAGACCACTGCAGTCTTTTATCTGTCCTCTTCAATTCTACTGTCACACAGCAGAATGACCTTTTAAAAACAGATAGGCAAAAATGACATTCCTATGCTGAAAACAATTTTGAATGGCTGCTCATCGTTTCAAATAAAATCCACACTTTACACCATGACCTACAAGGGCCTGGATTATCTCTCCTTGACCTGCCTGCCCCCaccattatttccatctttttttcccttaccTACTAAGCTTCAGCAACACTAGCTGTCTTCCAATTCTTCAGACAAAATAGGCTCTTTCCTAGTTCAGGAACTTTGACCATGCTATTTCCTTTGACTAAAACAGTTGACCCCTTTGTTTGATTGGCACTTTGTAATCCTTAGGTCTCAGTTTAAGTTTTACCCTTTCACAGAAGCCTTACTTGACCTCCTATGAGTAGATCTTCTCTCTGATATTTCTACCATCTtgctatttttccttcatttacacagattacaatgaaatattttttgaatactgTCTGTTTTATCATTGAATCCCTAGGCTCACCACAGCATCTGGCAGATACTGTTTCCTTCACCAGAAATATAGTACTCCCACTGCATACACCAGATCTGCCTGCCCAATTTCCGTTTTTTCTTTCCAATCCAATGTATTTCTAGCCACCCAGAATGATTTAGATTCACTTTCTCTGAGTTTCTTCAATACCTTGTGCTAACTTGTGTTATATGCTGGCTTCTAATTAtagattttcttaatttccctcatTCGAGGTTATGGATAGGATTCTTATTTAATATGTAGATCAATGCTAATATAGTGAGAgagttttcagtttcttttaacAGTAGATGATTGTTTTTGTTTAGATTCTTGGTGATGCTTTTTTTGCCATTACTGCTCCTACTTTCCTGTTTAAGTAACTCTCCTTTTAAGCTTATTGCAGTTATATactagttgtttaaaaaaaaaagaaagcagtataGAATAATTtgaagtaaaaagtgaagttctttatttctcccttccctcacccATTCCCCAGGGGAAGCCACTGTTAACAATTGGTAAACATCATTTAACATTTTCTATGCATATGaaagtgtgtgtatgtctgtggaatggtcacacacacatatatacacaaacatatttcatacacatacataaatatgcatgttATAATACAAATGCATGTATgtatcagtttatttaaatagaTAGAATTAAATGCTGTACACCACTATTTAGTAACTTGCTTTTGCTTTCACTTAGTATAGTATCGCTGTTTTTTCATGTTACTACATATAGATTTTCTTCAGCCCTTttaatgtaccataatttattttgtttccctcTTGATGGAAGTTTAGGTTGTTTACAGATTTTTACAAACACAAACAGTACTCCAGTGAATATCCTACATAGAAATCCAATGTTTGCATGATACTATGTATTAATCCTAAAAAAATTGATGTCAGAGAATGCTTTGAATTTTGATGGATATcaccaaaatgccttccacaaaAGTTGTGACAGTTTACATTCTTATGAACACCATAGATGAATATTATATCCCAAActatatattttgaaacttttcaaTTGTTGTCAATctgtaataatttaaatatttaaatatatattaaagtgagtatgttgcatttaattgaactgtgttcccagtatgtatttctttatgtatagtTTCAATTCCATTTACACTTAACTTTCTCTGGAATATTTGCATTTTCCCAAAACTGCTGAATATTATCATATCTGGATTTTTTTTGGATGGGAAATCTACCATTCagtttttcttactgatttttttctttaagcttaTTTATAGGACTTAATTACTGTTATCTATTGATGTTTTCTATTGTTTCTGCTTCCTTTTATTTTGGTATACAGCATGCTGTCTCCAgggaatatatttgaaataaaaccCACATAACTACCTTGTTGGTCTAAGCTGAGTTTGGCAAATTGACCAGTCCAAATCCATCCTGCAGCTTGTTTTTGTACTAACAGCAATGTTTTACATtaaaatgcttttcatttttaatggttgGGAAAATCAAAGAAGTCTACTGGTTCATgacatttgaaatttgaaaattatatgaaactcAAATTTGATTGtgcataaattatattaaattcaaATTTGATTATGCATAAAGTTTTATTTGAATATAACcacaatatttgtttatttattatcaatGGCTGTTTTTGTGCTGCAGTAGCTGAGTTGAACAGTTGCTCTAAGAGACCACCTGGCCCAAGAAAAGCTAACTTTTACTTTTTAgaccttctttaaaaaatatgaagagCCATTTTTGCTTTGTACCTTGCAGTAGTTTGAGACTTTCCTCTGTATTTTTATTGTAGATGGAGTTTAAGGAAGGgctgaagggaaaaatatatgACTCTTTCTAAATCAAATTTTCATGGTGtgactttattaaaataatcatttgaaattattttctagaaTATCACCAAGCCATTATGAATGAAGTTATATTCTTTTCTGCTATTAATCTGCTTTTCCTTCCAGACTTTTATGGTCAGTTAGTTGGGAGTGCATGTATTCTGAATTTCTTG from Tamandua tetradactyla isolate mTamTet1 chromosome 17, mTamTet1.pri, whole genome shotgun sequence encodes:
- the ETAA1 gene encoding ewing's tumor-associated antigen 1 isoform X5, with product METALARRTCLAERRRLKRAARWPSPRGGGCGRPARRDSAGLRRGLPGQCGSERSLQQPPPAVKVTPRDEKPATNSMLGMWIGASAIPCTPSVAKGKSKAKFGCTKLKTQSQEEELMKLAKQFDKNMEELDVIQEQNNRNHDFIQTISETETLHNDDMQMQSLCDIIPQIDSAIIKKPMRENTKISVANDQQSSQKSFDQNVEAAFNAIFDGSTQKCSGYLSQDASDAFFNTSNTAFGKKTSLKEEKIITKETQITEKLQNKMLGSLSFEVGTPIMAKSCMTSCTKELNAFSKHIDPFTTSDFEDDWERLLDSEPFVMQNVEIAELPVPKTIQGAVHKGICTFNSKNDRSKSRTNTSLDARLCNTKILKDLPSKTHNRELIDAGKDRFSPNPNDKPNKFPSIGNKTKFENSFDKIVIQDRIEDGAVVPTLTHVKDNIHAKFTPNINASENMFASNPGSANEQKHKPILNHSSKASANRDSFGSATSSGETTVSNLNQTNVSKLGPFFDDWNDPSFSNEIIKACCQLENTWETDDVDDDLLYQACDDVERLTQQQDIREDGKTSEDKFEINNCSKHGAKNMFTTSKQGNQLLQSKHLHLKSTILQTSSLTDSSQIDKSMKEKREIYRNSPSMLDATTNLTMYSKNSNCQINEQHVSWNNTDVPIKVNNSKSVLAGSSSLNVSSGHRGTEITNYKEKMATRHLPPRKTDETQSNHSKIKFSKYTFTKMKNSQTLSQFNQNCITESVSDTKTQTLRENKTPSVNPVLREAVQQQSLTNLSEYLKQPSKDFYGQLVGSACILNFLYFSTWRVILEEEEKNRRYSPEEIQRKRQEALVRRMAKAQASSVNAAPT
- the ETAA1 gene encoding ewing's tumor-associated antigen 1 isoform X6 translates to MDLFSCAFGSPNDPDGQNDIFWDQNSPMTKLLGKGSKKQIYTSDSDEISHIVNRIAPQDEKPATNSMLGMWIGASAIPCTPSVAKGKSKAKFGCTKLKTQSQEEELMKLAKQFDKNMEELDVIQEQNNRNHDFIQTISETETLHNDDMQMQSLCDIIPQIDSAIIKKPMRENTKISVANDQQSSQKSFDQNVEAAFNAIFDGSTQKCSGYLSQDASDAFFNTSNTAFGKKTSLKEEKIITKETQITEKLQNKMLGSLSFEVGTPIMAKSCMTSCTKELNAFSKHIDPFTTSDFEDDWERLLDSEPFVMQNVEIAELPVPKTIQGAVHKGICTFNSKNDRSKSRTNTSLDARLCNTKILKDLPSKTHNRELIDAGKDRFSPNPNDKPNKFPSIGNKTKFENSFDKIVIQDRIEDGAVVPTLTHVKDNIHAKFTPNINASENMFASNPGSANEQKHKPILNHSSKASANRDSFGSATSSGETTVSNLNQTNVSKLGPFFDDWNDPSFSNEIIKACCQLENTWETDDVDDDLLYQACDDVERLTQQQDIREDGKTSEDKFEINNCSKHGAKNMFTTSKQGNQLLQSKHLHLKSTILQTSSLTDSSQIDKSMKEKREIYRNSPSMLDATTNLTMYSKNSNCQINEQHVSWNNTDVPIKVNNSKSVLAGSSSLNVSSGHRGTEITNYKEKMATRHLPPRKTDETQSNHSKIKFSKYTFTKMKNSQTLSQFNQNCITESVSDTKTQTLRENKTPSVNPVLREAVQQQSLTNLSEYLKQPSKDFYGQLVGSACILNFLYFSTWRVILEEEEKNRRYSPEEIQRKRQEALVRRMAKAQASSVNAAPT
- the ETAA1 gene encoding ewing's tumor-associated antigen 1 isoform X4; translation: MYGSFRKRYETPKRVLKMDLFSCAFGSPNDPDGQNDIFWDQNSPMTKLLGKGSKKQIYTSDSDEISHIVNRIAPQDEKPATNSMLGMWIGASAIPCTPSVAKGKSKAKFGCTKLKTQSQEEELMKLAKQFDKNMEELDVIQEQNNRNHDFIQTISETETLHNDDMQMQSLCDIIPQIDSAIIKKPMRENTKISVANDQQSSQKSFDQNVEAAFNAIFDGSTQKCSGYLSQDASDAFFNTSNTAFGKKTSLKEEKIITKETQITEKLQNKMLGSLSFEVGTPIMAKSCMTSCTKELNAFSKHIDPFTTSDFEDDWERLLDSEPFVMQNVEIAELPVPKTIQGAVHKGICTFNSKNDRSKSRTNTSLDARLCNTKILKDLPSKTHNRELIDAGKDRFSPNPNDKPNKFPSIGNKTKFENSFDKIVIQDRIEDGAVVPTLTHVKDNIHAKFTPNINASENMFASNPGSANEQKHKPILNHSSKASANRDSFGSATSSGETTVSNLNQTNVSKLGPFFDDWNDPSFSNEIIKACCQLENTWETDDVDDDLLYQACDDVERLTQQQDIREDGKTSEDKFEINNCSKHGAKNMFTTSKQGNQLLQSKHLHLKSTILQTSSLTDSSQIDKSMKEKREIYRNSPSMLDATTNLTMYSKNSNCQINEQHVSWNNTDVPIKVNNSKSVLAGSSSLNVSSGHRGTEITNYKEKMATRHLPPRKTDETQSNHSKIKFSKYTFTKMKNSQTLSQFNQNCITESVSDTKTQTLRENKTPSVNPVLREAVQQQSLTNLSEYLKQPSKDFYGQLVGSACILNFLYFSTWRVILEEEEKNRRYSPEEIQRKRQEALVRRMAKAQASSVNAAPT